A window of the Methanobacterium sp. genome harbors these coding sequences:
- a CDS encoding MFS transporter — protein MNLEKKWKILLAIAMGTIMVPINASIVNVSLPAITSFFSSSITSSEWVITAYLIDLLGFVLLFGRLGDFYGHERIYMAGLIGFVVTSILCSISPSITLLILFRGLQGIAAALMISVSMGIVKDAFPVGQTGKALGIYAVAIAAGLAIGPMIGGLLQTFSGWQAIFLVNVPMGIISFLLCSKVLENKGSKPAKLDISGAILQYICIFSTVYSLNSIQTLRIDLITIFTVLTALITLILFIYVEKRVEDPLLDIRIFKNKTFSAFNLSLFFNYISIYMILFIMPFYLQKVLKLDSALTGAVLTISPVTMMILAPVSGIFSDKIGSRPLAIIGALISTVAIYSMTYLTIFSNAFDVLWKLALLGIGAAIFQAPNNRLIMNVIPDKGLASSVIVTIRNMGMVFGVCIAGLLLSTTIDPVLLEQNQLYNLNAYNFTQGMYLIMVLGAFLSILILVLSPVGTYRKKITETKDRIQDSEMVPSPNGIIMESKEIIEESELLKYFQNIINYSGFLKYLKGIIDASEKLQKPKKTIKQHYEGMFSFGKNDE, from the coding sequence TTGAATTTGGAGAAAAAATGGAAAATACTGCTTGCAATTGCCATGGGAACAATAATGGTACCGATAAATGCCAGTATTGTTAATGTTTCCCTTCCTGCAATTACCAGCTTCTTTTCTTCAAGCATTACAAGCTCAGAGTGGGTAATAACTGCTTATCTAATTGATTTACTTGGTTTTGTTTTACTATTCGGCCGTTTAGGTGACTTTTACGGCCATGAAAGAATTTACATGGCCGGGCTAATCGGTTTCGTTGTTACATCAATATTATGCAGTATATCTCCTTCAATAACTCTTCTAATACTTTTCAGAGGTTTACAGGGAATTGCAGCAGCTTTAATGATTTCTGTATCAATGGGCATAGTTAAAGATGCATTTCCAGTGGGCCAGACAGGTAAAGCCCTTGGAATTTATGCTGTGGCAATAGCTGCAGGTCTAGCCATTGGACCTATGATTGGAGGTCTCTTACAGACATTTTCCGGTTGGCAGGCAATATTTCTGGTTAATGTGCCCATGGGTATTATTAGTTTCCTTCTCTGCAGCAAGGTATTGGAGAATAAGGGCTCTAAACCAGCTAAATTAGACATTTCAGGGGCTATTTTACAGTATATATGCATTTTTTCAACTGTATACTCTCTAAATAGCATTCAAACTCTGAGAATTGATTTGATCACAATATTTACGGTATTAACAGCATTAATAACGTTAATACTATTTATATATGTCGAAAAAAGGGTTGAAGATCCTCTGTTAGACATTCGAATCTTTAAAAATAAAACTTTCTCTGCATTTAACCTGAGTCTGTTTTTTAATTATATCAGCATTTATATGATCCTTTTTATCATGCCCTTTTATCTGCAAAAGGTTTTAAAGTTGGATTCAGCATTAACTGGAGCAGTATTAACAATAAGCCCTGTAACAATGATGATATTAGCCCCAGTAAGCGGAATATTTTCGGATAAAATTGGTTCCAGGCCACTGGCAATAATAGGAGCTTTAATAAGCACTGTAGCCATTTATTCAATGACATATCTCACCATATTTTCTAATGCGTTTGATGTGCTCTGGAAGCTTGCACTTCTTGGAATAGGTGCTGCAATCTTTCAAGCGCCTAATAACAGGCTTATTATGAATGTTATTCCTGATAAAGGGTTGGCATCAAGTGTTATTGTGACCATTAGAAACATGGGAATGGTTTTTGGGGTATGTATTGCAGGTTTACTTTTAAGTACAACCATAGATCCAGTTCTTTTAGAACAAAATCAGCTTTATAATCTCAATGCATATAATTTTACCCAGGGGATGTATTTAATCATGGTTTTAGGTGCATTTCTAAGTATTTTAATACTTGTACTGTCCCCGGTAGGCACATACAGAAAAAAAATTACTGAAACTAAAGATAGAATCCAGGATTCAGAGATGGTCCCTTCACCCAATGGGATAATTATGGAATCAAAGGAAATAATAGAGGAATCTGAATTATTAAAATATTTTCAAAATATAATTAATTATTCTGGGTTTTTAAAATATTTAAAAGGAATAATTGATGCATCTGAAAAGCTGCAGAAACCAAAGAAGACTATAAAACAGCATTATGAGGGAATGTTCTCGTTTGGGAAAAACGATGAATGA
- a CDS encoding GAF domain-containing protein, whose translation MDVRSKYPSKNIEIQNLLTEFLKQSSQNNDQNELINHFMDTSDISLKEISDLVYKESKRLTKSKYCYVAYVDPKNKDSVGISFSHLTDTCNIYAEMGEARFKVLSDGTYGGLLGYSLDTGKSFYVHDVTSHPAAHGIPSGHEPVNQFLSVPVRYNEEIIGQIVLANPQEDYNDQHLEITDKIAEFYAIVLKKLLY comes from the coding sequence ATGGATGTCCGTTCTAAATATCCGTCCAAAAATATTGAGATTCAGAATCTTCTGACTGAATTTCTAAAGCAGTCTTCCCAAAATAATGATCAAAATGAGCTTATAAACCATTTCATGGATACCTCAGATATTTCGCTTAAAGAAATCTCAGATCTTGTATATAAGGAATCAAAAAGGCTGACAAAGAGCAAGTACTGTTATGTCGCCTATGTAGACCCCAAAAATAAAGACAGCGTTGGAATATCCTTTTCACATCTTACAGACACCTGCAATATATATGCAGAGATGGGAGAAGCTCGATTTAAGGTTTTAAGTGATGGAACATATGGCGGTCTTCTCGGCTATTCTCTGGACACAGGAAAATCTTTCTATGTTCACGATGTAACTTCTCATCCGGCCGCTCACGGTATACCTTCGGGCCATGAACCTGTAAACCAGTTTCTCTCAGTTCCTGTCAGGTATAACGAAGAAATAATCGGTCAGATAGTTCTTGCAAATCCACAGGAAGATTACAATGATCAGCATCTGGAAATTACTGATAAAATAGCTGAATTTTATGCTATTGTCCTTAAAAAGCTGCTTTATTAA
- a CDS encoding ATP-binding protein: MNEQFGLGIRGKMENLTLVSNFVGNSMGKYGLNDYEQAQIQMAVDEAITNIIKHGDLEDKIQIKCQKQGSEIKIIIESKGKPFNPVNVEISGINSLIRQNPDELKVYFIKKNMNKSEYEFKDGKNILTLIKCL; the protein is encoded by the coding sequence ATGAATGAACAGTTTGGATTGGGAATAAGAGGTAAAATGGAGAATTTAACTCTTGTATCGAATTTTGTTGGGAATTCAATGGGTAAATATGGATTAAATGATTATGAACAGGCTCAAATCCAAATGGCTGTAGATGAAGCCATAACCAATATAATTAAACATGGAGATCTTGAGGATAAAATCCAGATAAAATGCCAGAAACAGGGCAGCGAAATTAAAATAATAATTGAAAGTAAAGGAAAGCCATTTAACCCTGTAAATGTTGAAATATCTGGTATAAACTCCTTAATTAGGCAAAATCCAGATGAATTAAAGGTATATTTTATTAAAAAAAACATGAATAAATCTGAATATGAATTTAAAGATGGAAAGAACATTCTAACTTTAATAAAATGTTTATAA
- a CDS encoding DNA lyase produces MNYKKRFKIEYEEYKGPFDIEMTIGSGQTSQPAWEKKGKYFQELIMVENKPCLVKIAHKPNTDKPIDILAESLHEIEEKYIKQEIMEIFGLNDDIPRLYDFLSSDPKLEPTIDFCKGLRLFKAHNIFESVICSITSAHNSIRQWNKAIRLVKEKWGDEYKFSDGTFYSFPSPKTLANAPEDEFDEAKCTPEFLKTRASWKDLRSCRVGYRSKYIIKTSQMVQNEVDLGKIRNMDYESAFETILRLPGVGPKVGDCILLYGYGFEKAFPVDIWISRIISYLYFDQQNVSNPKMRSFGIEQFGDYAGYTQLYLFHYARKSGLMNQLKPKK; encoded by the coding sequence ATGAATTATAAAAAACGGTTTAAAATAGAATATGAAGAATATAAAGGTCCATTCGACATCGAAATGACCATAGGCAGCGGTCAAACATCCCAGCCGGCATGGGAAAAGAAAGGTAAATATTTCCAGGAATTAATTATGGTAGAAAACAAACCCTGCCTTGTGAAAATTGCCCATAAACCAAATACAGATAAACCAATTGACATTTTAGCTGAATCTCTGCATGAAATAGAAGAGAAGTATATTAAACAAGAAATAATGGAAATTTTTGGCTTAAATGATGATATCCCCCGATTATATGACTTTTTAAGCAGCGACCCTAAACTTGAGCCCACAATTGATTTTTGCAAAGGATTAAGGTTATTCAAGGCCCATAATATTTTTGAATCAGTTATTTGTTCCATAACATCTGCCCATAACTCTATAAGACAGTGGAACAAGGCAATAAGACTTGTTAAAGAAAAATGGGGAGATGAGTATAAATTTTCTGATGGCACTTTCTACTCGTTTCCTTCTCCTAAAACACTTGCTAATGCTCCAGAAGATGAATTTGACGAAGCTAAATGCACCCCTGAATTTCTTAAAACACGGGCATCATGGAAAGATCTTAGAAGCTGTCGGGTGGGTTACAGATCAAAATACATAATAAAAACTTCCCAGATGGTGCAAAACGAAGTAGATCTTGGTAAAATTAGAAATATGGATTATGAATCTGCATTTGAAACAATTTTAAGGCTCCCTGGAGTCGGTCCAAAAGTGGGAGACTGCATCCTTCTTTACGGCTACGGATTCGAAAAAGCATTTCCAGTTGATATCTGGATAAGCAGGATAATATCCTATTTATATTTTGATCAGCAGAACGTTAGCAACCCTAAAATGAGATCATTTGGAATAGAACAGTTTGGAGATTATGCCGGCTATACCCAACTTTATTTGTTCCATTATGCACGTAAATCAGGCCTTATGAATCAATTAAAACCTAAAAAATAA
- a CDS encoding RDD family protein, producing MYCPKCGIKNQKDDNFCSYCGEEIRYRNLMNITDVNQKTENNDEGFKREINSNYSGFSENSEFELASLGRRIIAYLVDMFVLVIIVTVVLIPIFIIQYIYFSYDEILMELVSNLLFVFIMFGYFIVMEGPLGKGRTIGKMALKLRVIKEKDNSRISYGQSIVRNLLRIVDGFFFYIVGMILISSSKKNQRLGDNVAKTLVITEKRE from the coding sequence ATGTATTGTCCAAAATGTGGAATAAAAAACCAGAAAGATGATAATTTCTGTAGTTACTGTGGTGAAGAAATAAGATATAGAAATTTAATGAACATAACTGATGTCAATCAGAAAACAGAAAATAATGATGAAGGATTTAAAAGGGAAATTAACTCTAATTATTCCGGATTTAGTGAGAACAGCGAATTTGAATTAGCAAGTCTTGGAAGGAGAATAATAGCTTATTTGGTGGATATGTTTGTTTTAGTAATAATAGTTACCGTTGTTCTGATCCCTATTTTTATTATTCAGTATATTTATTTTAGTTATGATGAAATTCTAATGGAATTAGTTTCAAACTTATTATTTGTATTTATTATGTTTGGATATTTTATTGTAATGGAGGGGCCGTTAGGTAAAGGAAGAACTATAGGAAAAATGGCGCTTAAATTAAGGGTAATAAAAGAAAAAGATAATTCAAGGATAAGTTATGGTCAAAGTATTGTAAGAAATCTTTTAAGGATAGTAGATGGGTTCTTCTTCTATATAGTAGGAATGATTCTCATATCAAGCAGTAAAAAAAATCAGAGATTAGGTGATAATGTCGCAAAAACATTGGTTATAACCGAAAAAAGAGAATAA
- the speB gene encoding agmatinase → MGENNLENKFPYSGVPTFYKYPSTKVLDNVDVAMVGVPFDHGTTNRPGTRFGPRSIRIASQNYGIYINSSTGAYDLELKKHILDGVNVIDYGDVGILPTHTRTNMRMIHDTVRNIIESNVFPVAFGGDHAITFPLVDAFDIPLDIIHFDTHLDFIDNVGGVKFSHSNPIKRASELKNVKNITQIGIRGFTDKITNFMEAEKYGSRIITAKDVFDNGIEFILHEIPEAENIYVTFDIDVLDPSIAPGTGTPEFGGFNYQQVKEILTELPKKGNIIGFDIVEVNPLYDVADMTSQIAARLAIDFLGAVFNEKS, encoded by the coding sequence ATGGGAGAAAATAATTTAGAAAATAAATTTCCATATTCGGGTGTTCCCACATTTTACAAATATCCAAGTACAAAAGTTCTGGATAACGTAGATGTTGCAATGGTGGGTGTTCCCTTTGATCATGGCACTACAAATCGCCCTGGAACCCGTTTCGGGCCTCGTTCAATAAGAATTGCCTCCCAGAACTATGGGATATACATAAATTCTTCCACTGGCGCCTATGATCTTGAACTTAAAAAACATATTCTTGATGGAGTAAATGTCATAGATTATGGTGATGTGGGCATTTTACCTACACATACCCGGACAAATATGCGCATGATCCACGATACCGTTAGAAATATTATAGAAAGCAATGTTTTTCCTGTAGCTTTTGGTGGTGATCATGCCATTACATTCCCGCTTGTGGATGCATTCGATATACCCCTGGATATCATTCATTTCGATACCCATCTCGATTTTATAGATAACGTTGGAGGGGTGAAATTCTCCCATTCAAACCCTATTAAACGGGCTTCAGAGCTTAAAAATGTCAAAAATATCACTCAAATTGGTATTCGTGGATTTACAGATAAAATAACCAATTTTATGGAAGCAGAAAAGTATGGATCCCGAATTATCACTGCGAAGGATGTTTTTGATAATGGAATTGAATTTATCCTTCATGAAATCCCTGAAGCAGAAAACATTTATGTTACTTTTGATATTGACGTTTTAGATCCCTCCATAGCTCCCGGAACAGGCACTCCTGAATTTGGTGGCTTTAATTATCAGCAGGTAAAGGAGATATTAACTGAACTTCCAAAAAAGGGCAATATCATTGGTTTTGATATTGTGGAGGTTAATCCCCTTTATGATGTGGCAGATATGACCTCTCAGATTGCTGCAAGGCTTGCAATAGATTTTTTAGGGGCTGTATTTAATGAAAAATCATAA